In a single window of the Candidatus Methylomirabilota bacterium genome:
- a CDS encoding cold-shock protein, whose protein sequence is MAQGTVKWFNDAKGYGFISQEGGEDVFVHFSAIQAQGFKSLAEGDRVEFEVSRGPKGLQAANVRRAS, encoded by the coding sequence ATGGCTCAGGGAACGGTCAAGTGGTTCAACGACGCGAAGGGGTACGGCTTCATCTCCCAGGAGGGTGGCGAGGACGTGTTCGTGCACTTCAGCGCCATCCAGGCTCAGGGGTTCAAGAGCCTGGCCGAAGGGGATCGGGTCGAGTTCGAGGTCAGCCGGGGACCCAAGGGGCTCCAGGCCGCGAACGTCCGTCGCGCGTCGTAG